The Pseudomonas allokribbensis genome has a window encoding:
- a CDS encoding anti-sigma factor: MTTESAQERDELAGEYVLGTLSAEERAEVQRRLPNEPELQAAVDAWERRLLELTDLASAHQPSSQLWQRIERSVGQLAHKMAPEISWWNRLSLWRGLSAAGLAATLLLGSILLTQTTPKPSYLVVLVAPQDKAPGWVIQASSPREIQLIPLGVVEVPADKALEFWTKADGWQGPVSLGLVKPGQALSIPLDKLPPLQPNQLFELTLEGANGSPIGKPTGPIQAIGRAVKVL; the protein is encoded by the coding sequence ATGACCACCGAATCGGCGCAGGAACGCGATGAACTGGCGGGCGAATACGTGCTTGGCACGCTCTCGGCCGAAGAACGCGCCGAAGTGCAGCGACGCCTGCCGAACGAGCCCGAGCTGCAAGCGGCCGTGGATGCCTGGGAACGGCGTCTGCTGGAACTGACCGACCTCGCCTCGGCGCATCAGCCCTCGTCGCAGTTGTGGCAACGCATTGAACGCAGTGTCGGGCAACTCGCCCATAAGATGGCGCCAGAGATTTCATGGTGGAACCGCCTGTCACTGTGGCGCGGTTTGAGCGCTGCCGGGTTGGCCGCAACCTTGTTATTGGGTTCGATCCTGTTGACGCAGACCACGCCGAAACCGAGTTATCTGGTAGTACTGGTCGCCCCGCAGGACAAGGCGCCGGGCTGGGTGATTCAGGCCAGCAGTCCCCGGGAGATTCAGTTGATTCCGCTGGGCGTGGTCGAGGTGCCGGCCGACAAGGCGCTGGAGTTCTGGACCAAGGCCGACGGCTGGCAAGGCCCGGTGTCACTGGGACTGGTCAAGCCGGGGCAAGCGCTGTCGATTCCGTTGGACAAGCTGCCGCCGCTGCAACCTAACCAGTTGTTCGAGCTGACGCTGGAAGGCGCCAATGGTTCGCCGATCGGCAAACCCACCGGGCCGATCCAGGCGATTGGCCGAGCGGTGAAGGTGCTCTGA
- a CDS encoding DUF1615 domain-containing protein, whose product MHTPRLFVSLAALLVLAGCAGQRGQEPAPRSPAEVKAQIVRLLPAKTADRQGWATDIYTAFAAQGISPTTQNLCSVLAVAEQESNFQVDPSVPGLGKIARDEIDRRAAKVHIPSLLVSGALQVRSPNGKTYSERLSAARTEKDLSGIFDDFIGMVPMGRTLFGGFNPVHTAGPMQVSIEFAEQHAKGYPYPVSGTIRHEVFTRRGGMYFGIAHLLGYPVSYREPLYRFADFNAGWYASRNAAFQNAVSRASGVPLELDGDLIRYDSIMPGTTELAVRRLGKSLGMRNPQIRDQLEKGNTLGFEETRLYQRVFELADKAEGKSLPRAVLPGIVLQSPKITRKLTTAWFAKRVDERYRRCMARD is encoded by the coding sequence ATGCACACCCCTCGATTATTCGTCAGCCTCGCTGCATTGCTGGTGCTGGCCGGTTGCGCAGGCCAACGCGGGCAGGAACCGGCCCCGCGTTCGCCGGCCGAGGTCAAGGCGCAGATCGTGCGTTTGCTGCCAGCGAAAACCGCCGACCGCCAAGGCTGGGCCACGGACATCTACACCGCGTTCGCCGCCCAGGGCATCAGCCCGACCACGCAAAACCTGTGTTCGGTGCTGGCCGTCGCCGAGCAGGAATCCAACTTTCAGGTCGATCCGTCGGTGCCCGGCCTGGGCAAGATTGCCCGCGACGAGATCGACCGGCGCGCGGCCAAGGTCCACATCCCGAGCCTGCTGGTCAGCGGCGCCTTGCAAGTGCGCTCGCCCAACGGCAAGACTTACAGCGAACGCCTGAGCGCAGCACGCACCGAGAAAGACCTGAGCGGTATTTTTGATGACTTCATCGGCATGGTGCCGATGGGGCGCACGCTGTTTGGCGGCTTCAACCCGGTGCACACCGCGGGACCCATGCAGGTCAGCATCGAATTCGCCGAACAGCATGCCAAGGGTTATCCGTACCCGGTGAGCGGCACGATTCGCCATGAGGTGTTCACGCGTCGTGGCGGCATGTATTTCGGCATCGCCCATTTGCTGGGGTATCCGGTGAGTTATCGCGAGCCGCTGTACCGCTTCGCCGACTTCAATGCCGGGTGGTACGCCAGTCGCAACGCGGCGTTTCAGAATGCAGTCAGTCGCGCCTCGGGCGTTCCACTGGAACTGGATGGCGACCTGATCCGCTATGACTCGATCATGCCGGGCACGACCGAACTGGCGGTGCGCAGGCTCGGCAAGTCATTGGGTATGCGCAATCCACAGATCCGTGACCAATTGGAGAAGGGCAACACGCTGGGATTCGAGGAGACCAGGCTGTATCAACGGGTCTTCGAACTGGCGGACAAGGCAGAAGGCAAATCATTGCCCCGGGCGGTGCTGCCGGGGATCGTTCTGCAGAGCCCTAAGATCACCCGCAAACTGACCACTGCGTGGTTCGCCAAACGGGTCGATGAGCGCTATCGGCGCTGCATGGCCAGGGACTGA